The proteins below are encoded in one region of Hordeum vulgare subsp. vulgare chromosome 3H, MorexV3_pseudomolecules_assembly, whole genome shotgun sequence:
- the LOC123440089 gene encoding uncharacterized protein LOC123440089 — MAASFLRPLLPPKPFLSTPKPQVPITPIAAVCCTAAPKPTTSTPKPAQQEGIQEQEPSPDEADANPHRIPDDETPPSATATTSFSVVRRVPSAISTDGRLRRTALTQEEPPNYEIGWKRTKNLPLEKPKGWAIADFLEKLEGLMERGRYGSGALLGTVAGVVTERAREEAEILMAEGGVDERVATELFRVLRLVEMDVEMVKAAVKEETVKERVETARARCRQAILVALSL; from the coding sequence atggccgcctccttccTCCGCCCTCTCCTCCCTCCCAAACCTTTCCTCTCCACTCCCAAACCACAAGTCCCCATCACCCCCATCGCCGCCGTATGCTGCACCGCGGCGCCCAAACCGACGACCTCCACCCCAAAGCCTGCCCAGCAAGAGGGCATCCAGGAGCAAGAACCCTCTCCCGATGAGGCCGACGCCAACCCCCACCGCATCCCCGACGACGAGACTCCGCCTTCGGCAACGGCGACCACGTCCTTCTCTGTGGTCCGGCGCGTGCCATCGGCCATCTCGACGGACGGCCGCCTCCGCCGGACGGCGCTGACGCAGGAGGAGCCGCCCAACTACGAGATCGGGTGGAAGCGCACCAAGAATCTCCCCCTGGAGAAGCCCAAGGGGTGGGCCATCGCCGACTTTCTGGAGAAGCTGGAGGGGCTGATGGAGCGCGGGCGGTACGGGTCGGGCGCGCTGCTGGGCACGGTGGCAGGCGTGGTGACGGAGCGCGCCCGGGAGGAGGCGGAGATCCTGATGGCCGAGGGCGGCGTGGACGAGCGCGTGGCGACGGAGCTCTTCCGCGTGCTGCGGCTGGTGGAGATGGACGTGGAGATGGTCAAAGCCGCCGTCAAGGAGGAGACCGTCAAGGAGCGCGTCGAGACGGCGCGCGCGCGGTGCCGCCAGGCCATCCTCGTTGCGCTCTCGCTGTGA